One window of the Pectinophora gossypiella unplaced genomic scaffold, ilPecGoss1.1 Pgos_56, whole genome shotgun sequence genome contains the following:
- the LOC126381467 gene encoding uncharacterized protein LOC126381467, with protein MDALLTGPIITARLSTDHQQLSSTLNHDTMYKKPRVKLPQLELPRFDGDIRQWPAFKNIFMASVDDTDIPVVNKLQYLKSSLTGEAAILISSLLVTEENYTKAMEILSRSHHPNPRCIRKVDKRSSSPGRR; from the exons ATGGACGCCTTACTAACTGGGCCTATTATTACCGCACGATTGTCAACAGATCATCAACAGCTTAGTTCGACCTTGAATCACGATACCATGTACAAGAAACCACGCGTTAAGTTACCTCAACTGGAATTACCAAGGTTCGATGGTGATATTCGGCAATGGCCGGCATTCAAGAATATCTTCATGGCTTCCGTAGATGACACCGACATACCAGTGGTCAACAAATTACAATATCTGAAGTCGTCACTCACGGGAGAAGCAGCGATCCTTATATCCTCATTGCTAGTGACGGAGGAAAATTATACCAAGGCCATGGAAATTCTATCAAGAAG CCATCATCCAAATCCAAGATGCATCCGGAAAGTGGATAAACGCTCGAGCTCTCCTGGACGCAGGTAG